The following coding sequences are from one Xiphophorus couchianus chromosome 22, X_couchianus-1.0, whole genome shotgun sequence window:
- the LOC114138267 gene encoding cystatin-like, with translation MWKTIVPILATIFAAGQCGMPGGWQDADIHSEALLSALNYAVAQHNRGNQADAFLHKVVQIVSAQTQVVAGINYEIVVKLGRTNCQKGEANTDCTVYIDPAKARIYQCTFRVWSCPWLNDIHVTKKKCSKP, from the exons ATGTGGAAGACTATTGTTCCAATTCTTGCGACTATTTTCGCCGCTGGGCAGTGCGGCATGCCTGGGGGATGGCAAGACGCCGACATCCACAGTGAGGCTCTCCTAAGTGCGTTGAATTACGCCGTCGCCCAACACAACAGAGGCAACCAAGCAGATGCATTCCTCCACAAGGTGGTTCAAATCGTCTCTGCACAGACTCAG GTGGTCGCAGGAATTAACTACGAGATTGTTGTGAAATTGGGACGGACAAACTGCCAGAAAGGCGAAGCAAACACAGATTGTACTGTCTACATAGATCCAGCTAAGGCTCGG atttacCAGTGCACATTCAGAGTGTGGAGCTGCCCATGGCTCAATGACATTCATGTCACGAAAAAGAAGTGCTCGAAACCTTAA
- the ephx5 gene encoding epoxide hydrolase 1: protein MQRLQLLKDTFFGLDVAQQQLIIGCAVAAAAAGGILTYAMQRSSKMRSIPLGEGWWGAGEKPLLEDQKIYPFTVETSDEEIEDLHERIDKTRFTDPLEDSGFQYGFNSTYLKKVISYWRNTFDWKKQVAMLNKYPHFKTKIEGLDVHFIHVRPLQSGDQRALPLMLVHGWPGSFYEFYKILPLLTQNHNGFAFEVVIPSIPGYGFSEAPHKKGFNSLAAARIFLTLMERLGFSQFYLQGGDWGSLITTNMAQMRPDCVKGLHLNMCMSNRGFKVLLSIIIGPYLPFLVGFSQEDVRRLFPFFQKNVWQMLEESGYLHIQATKPDTAGRGLNDSPVGLAAYILEKFSSWTHMKNRDLEDGGLERKFSLDDLLTNVMIYWTTGSIISSMRFYKENFSSNPNNRIDAKTGIFVPTGLAAFPQEILHCPKSWAQIRYQNIVSYTFMPRGGHFPALEEPRLLANDVIQFAKAIENL from the exons ATGCAGAGACTGCAACTTTTGAA GGACACGTTCTTTGGGCTGGATGTTGCACAACAGCAGCTTATTATTGGGTGTGCtgtggcagcagctgcagcaggtggaATCCTGACCTATGCAAtgcagagaagcagcaaaatgagaTCTATCCCTCTTGGTGAGGGATGGTGGGGAGCAGGCGAAAAACCACTCTTAGAGGATCAAAAAATATACCCCTTTACAGTGGAAACGTCGGATGAAGAGATTGAG GATCTCCATGAACGCATTGACAAAACCCGGTTCACTGACCCTTTAGAGGATAGTGGCTTCCAGTATGGCTTCAATTCCACTTATCTTAAGAAGGTGATTTCTTATTGGAGAAATACGTTCGACTGGAAAAAGCAAGTGGCAATGCTGAACAAGTATCCGCACTTCAAAACCAAAATAGAAG GACTGGACGTGCACTTCATCCATGTGCGCCCACTACAGAGTGGGGACCAGAGAGCTCTGCCGCTCATGCTTGTTCACGGCTGGCCTGGCTCCTTCTATGAGTTCTACAAGATTCTTCCACTTCTCACACAGAACCACAACGGATTTGCGTTTGAGGTTGTAATCCCCTCCATACCTGGCTACGGCTTCTCAGAAGCCCCTCATAAGAAAG GATTTAACAGTCTGGCTGCTGCTCGGATTTTCCTCACACTCATGGAGCGCCTGGGCTTCTCCCAGTTCTACCTACAAGGAGGAGACTGGGGCTCGCTCATCACCACTAACATGGCTCAGATGAGGCCTGA ctgtGTTAAAGGGCTCCACCTAAACATGTGCATGTCAAATAGGGGTTTCAAAGTGTTACTCTCCATAATCATCGGCCCTTACCTTCCCTTCCTGGTCGGCTTTAGCCAGGAAGACGTTCGCAGGTTGTTCCCTTTCTTTCAGAAGAATGTGTGGCAGATGCTGGAGGAATCTGGCTACCTTCACATTCAGGCAACTAAACCTGACACAGCCG GACGTGGACTGAATGACTCGCCTGTAGGCCTGGCGGCCTACATTCTGGAAAAGTTCTCCAGCTGGACTCACATGAAGAACAGAGATCTGGAGGATGGTGGGCTGGAGAG AAAATTCAGCCTGGATGATCTTTTGACGAATGTCATGATCTACTGGACCACAGGCTCAATCATCTCCTCCATGCGGTTCTACAAAGAGAACTTTAGCAGCAACCCTAATAACAGGATTGACGCTAa GACAGGGATATTTGTGCCCACTGGACTGGCTGCTTTCCCCCAGGAGATCCTGCACTGCCCCAAATCCTGGGCACAGATCCGGTACCAGAACATCGTCTCCTACACCTTCATGCCCCGAGGCGGACATTTCCCCGCCTTGGAGGAGCCCCGGCTCCTGGCCAACGATGTCATCCAGTTTGCCAAAGCAATAGAAAATCTCTGA
- the mad2l1bp gene encoding MAD2L1-binding protein: protein MAEQCDALQPILNSDETEGSSIVHSKDGRIKRRLSFASERNSRTAEEPSTTCRLLSLQSVSDDSNSYRLSSEIDEERRRDSIKITLETNNGTDVKGVPLEEHSVPNTEEKENSSELSDIIQDKTETEETSGPDVRKDTNTEKQDAEVVRKAQEEGCVDVVFPGAVTQDGCYRFVSEILKCILYQRQQLPMTYDQLVYSQKKLQTSKQERGAVTRRPLHSADLDLRKCHQTLQELEELLQQLEVLFSLSRVPRVLLLMGGSLILPKEMYEVNMEALALAAGDQSLRASSCLRQLFRTLFVADLLSDNNPVRLMPTTVLALAHRECGIGWFRPKLQFKVPTRVKNKIINLSTEGHGAEGADWQDYVWFQAPTAIKGFTN from the exons ATGGCGGAGCAGTGTGACGCTTTACAACCAATATTGAACTCAGATGAGACAGAGGGTTCGTCCATTGTCCACAGCAAAGACGGCAGAATAAAGCGGAGACTCTCCTTTGCCTCAGAGAGGAACAGCAGAACCGCCGAGGAGCCCAGTACGACATGTAGATTACTTAGCTTACAGAGTGTGTCCGACGATTCAAATTCATACCGACTCTCGTCGGAAATAGACGAAGAACGCCGAAGAGACTCGATCAAAATAACTTTAGAAACAAATAATGGCACTGATGTTAAAGGAGTGCCTCTGGAAGAGCACAGTGTACCTaacacagaagaaaaggaaaactctTCTGAGCTTTCAGATATTATTCAAG acaAAACGGAAACAGAAGAGACTTCTGGTCCAGATGTCAGAAAGGACACCAACACTGAGAAACAAGATGCTGAGGTGGTGAGAAAAGCTCAGGAAGAAGGCTGCGTGGACGTGGTCTTCCCCGGCGCCGTGACCCAGGACGGCTGCTACCGTTTCGTCAGCGAGATCCTCAAGTGCATCCTCTATCAGAGACAGCAGCTGCCCATGACGTATGACCAGCTGGTTTACTCCCAGAAAAAGCTGCAAACTTCAAAGCAG GAAAGAGGCGCAGTGACTCGAAGGCCATTGCATTCTGCGGATCTGGATCTGCGCAAATGTCACCAGACTCTTCAGGAGCTGGAGGAacttctgcagcagctggaggtgctGTTTTCTTTGAGCAGAGTACCCAGAGTTTTACTGTTGATGGGCGGCTCACTCATTCTACCTAAAGAAATGTATGAGGTCAACATGGAGGCCCTGGCCCTGGCTGCCGGGGATCAGTCTCTCAGGGCCTCCTCCTGCTTGAGGCAGCTCTTCCGCACTCTCTTCGTTGCTGACCTGTTGTCCGACAACAATCCTGTTCGCCTGATGCCCACCACGGTCCTGGCGCTGGCTCACAGGGAATGTGGCATCGGTTGGTTCCGACCTAAACTACAGTTTAAAGTCCCGACTcgagtgaaaaataaaatcattaatcTGTCTACGGAGGGGCATGGAGCCGAGGGGGCAGACTGGCAGGATTATGTGTGGTTTCAGGCACCCACGGCTATTAAGGGCTTCACCAACTGA